The DNA window AGCTCCGCGGCCACGTCTCCGGGAGTCCTGTACTGCTCCAGTTCCGGTTTTGGACTCTCAAAGCTCTCAAGCCTCGAAAGGAGCATTGAAAGGTGCTTTTTCATCATCTTCCCATTTTCGGCGAAAGCTATTTATACTTTTTGGCCTAATATCCTCAAGGGGAGAACATATGGAGCTTATACCCACGGGGATATCAAGCCTTGATAAGGCTTTAAGCGGGGGTTTCTCACGGGGATCAACGATTCTCCTCTCTGGAAATCCTGGGAGCGGAAAGACCCATCTGGCGATACACGTTCTATACAACAACATGAAGAAGGGCTTAAAGGGAGTTTACGTCTCCTTCGCGGAGACAAAGAAGCAGTTCTATAGAAACGCACTCCAGAGCGGGATTGATCTTCATAAGATGGAGGAAGCCGGCCTGTTCAAGTTCTACGACATGCTGACGGTTCCAAAGGAGGAGCTTGAGGGTATGATAGCTTTTCTGATCAGCGATATAGTTGAGTTCAGGCCGGATATAATAGTTTTTGACTCCATTACGGTTTTTGGCCAGATGTTCGGGGAGGCACACCTCCGCGCTTTTCTGCACTCGATAATCGGCCGCCTGGTAAATGCCTTGGACGCGCTGGCCATCCTCATAGATGAGATTCCCTACGGTGAGAAAAGAGTGGGCTTTGGGCTTGAGGAGTTCGTGGTGGATGGCGTGATAATATTGGAAATTGAAAGAACCGGTGAGGTCATCAGGAGGTATCTAACCGTACCCAAGATGCGCGGCAGGCCGCTCAAGCGCTCGGCCTACGAGTACGTCATAACTGAGAAGGGACTTGAGGTCCTCGCCATTCCCGAGCTTGAGTTCACAGAGCGGGAGGCCCTAAAGTCCAGGTTTGAGACGGGAATTCCCGGCCTGGACGGACTCCTTGGAGGAGGCATCTACGAGGGGAGCATAACTCTCATAGCCGGCCCAACCGGATCCGGAAAGACGATACTGGCACTCAACCTCGCATCAAACCTCTCGGAATCCGGCAAAAAGGTTCTTTACATAGCCTACGAGGAGAGTGAAGCGGCGCTTAAGGGTACGCTGTCCAAGCTCGGCCTGAAAGATAACTTCAGGATAATCTCGATGGTTCCCGAGGGGCGGACTCCAGTCGAGTACTACTCTCTTATAAGGGAACTAGTTGAAAGGGATGGCTTTGATGTCCTCGTGATAGATTCACTCTCAGCGATGGAGAGCCACATGGAAGAGAAGGAATTCTTAAAGGCCGTTCGTTACCTCCAGCTACTCACCAAGGAGAGAGGGGTGACCTTCATCCTCACATACATCACGGGGAGCACTTACAGGCTCGCTACAACGGGCTTCAGCACCCTCGTGGACAACCTGGTATTCCTGAGCTACAACGTCCCCGAGAAGGTCGGGGAATCCCTTGAGAGGTACATCCTTGTTCTCAAGGCCAGACGCTCAAAGAACGACCCGACCCTTAGGAAGTTCTTGATAGGGGAAGGGGGGATAAGGATTGAGTGAGCTGAAGGCTGAGCTGAACAGGGCCCTGGTGGTTGCCACCGTTAAGGAGCTCCTCACCCAGCTTGGCCCCCACTTCCTGCCAACCGTCGAGGCTTACCTCAGGGCAAAATACAACTCCACGATTGACATAGCAGGTGAAGATCCCGCTTTGTTCTACCGAGCCATTGAAGAGCTCTTCGGTGAGTTCGGCGCGGCGATGTTCTTCTACAACCTCCTGATGGAACTGCACCTCAAGCCGGATAGGAGGAACAAGGAAACTGTCATAGCCCTCCTGAAAAAGTTCGCGGGTATGGGGGATGGCGAGTGAGCTCATTAGGGTCCTTAAGGAGAAGTACTCATTCCTCTCCGTGGTGCTGGAGACCATAGAGCGCGCCATTGGTGCCATAGAAGAGGGCAAAGACCCCGAGGAAGTTTACTACACCCTCATCACCTTTCTCGGCGAGTTCCCGACGAAGGCAATGCTCCAGAAGCTGGCGGACGAGAAGGGCCTCGGAATAAAAGTCAAAGACAAGGAGAGCGCCGTTGAAGTGATAAAGCGTCTCGGCGGCTGAAGAGGGCCTTTAACTTCAGCGCCATTTCGTCGAGGATCCTGATTGTCAGCTTCTGAACTTCGGGTGGGGCGGTCTCCTTGAGCCTTTCGAGCAGGGGCACGTAGTTCCTGAGGATTTCCGCTTTTTCGGGCGGGATGGATGTTATAACCGCTTCCAGGGTCATCAAGGCGTCAAAGCTTGTCTCTTCCTCCTGGATGAACTCGTCCAGTCTGGAGAGGACGATTTCAGCCGTTTTCTCATCCCAAGTTTTGAGAAAGTAGTAGCTGAAGAACTCGAGTGAAGGAACCGCCTTATCCTCACCATCCGAGAGATACCACTCGAGGAATCTTCCAACAATCTCATCGCCGTAAGGTGCCTTTGATGCCAGGGTGGCGAGGGTTTTGGCGGCCCTGCGGCGCATCCACCTGTTTTTGGAGGAGGATATTTTCATGAGGGGTTCCACCGCCGGCTCCAGAATTAAAGCTTTGGTTGAGTCGAGTCTCTCAGCCAACTTTGAGAGCGCCCAGAGGGCGTCCATCTTATCGAACTTGTCTCCCTCTTCAAGCTTTCTCTCCAGCTCGAAGATAACCTCAGGTTTTTTCAGCGCCAGCTCCGTAAGTTCGGAAGTTTTTCCAGAGGCAATAACCTTTTCAAGCTCACGCCTTGTCTCTTCATTGGACAGTTTGGGATACGATTCCAGATTCCTCACACTTTCGGCCAGCTTTTCCCGGTCAACCTTCCCTCCCCTAAACCGGGATATGTGGGGGATGTCCAGGGCCTTCTGGGCTTTGGCCTCAGGGGGCGGGACTGGATACTTCGGTCAGGGGAGGATCCTTTCGTTTATCTTCAGCCTCTCCTTCTCCATTCGTTCCAGTTCCTGCACCAGCCAGTTGAGGACGTAGGTGTCTCCCACCGCTAGAGCAAGGTCAATTGCCTCATAAAAGCTCTCGTTTATTAGGAGCTCATGAATTTTCTGTTTTGCATCTTCCGGCCGGTTTTTGTAGAACCTGTATATGGCATCCTCAAGCTTCTCAACCACAAGCCGTGCTTTGTCGCTCAGCCCAAGTTTTTCGTTTAATGCGAGGTTCTTCACAAGGGTCAGGACGCGGGCAACGTCGTCAATGAGTTCCTCTTGAAGGGGATATTGCGCTATTTCGAGAAGCAGATCCAGTGCAAAGTCCGTTAGAATTACATCCTCTCCGGTCAGCATGTCAGCGACCTCAGAAAAGATAGTCTTCAAAAGCGAGGGGTCTCCAGTATACGCTCTGGTGTTAAGAAGAAGCCTTAGGCCCATGGCCCTAAGCCGAAGATTACCAGAATGGAGGAGACGGGATATAATATCGTAGATCCTCGGATCCGACAGGGTAATCCTGACGTTTTCCAGGATTGACATGACTTCAAGGAGGACGACTTCATTCTTCGATGCCGCCATGATGTTCTTGAGGGCGTAGCCGAGCTTTACGAACGTCCAAGAATCCAGGGGATGTCCCTGAGCAGAGTTTTCAGGGTTCTCACGGCATAGATCAGAATCTCATCGTCTCCTTCCTCAATAATATCCAGAAGGTCATCGAGCAGGGTTTTAAGGCAGGGTTTTAAGGAGCTTAAGTCGCTTTATGTCAGGCATTGCCTTCAAGGCTTCCTCCAGAGCCACAAGGGCAGCCTTTTTCAGTTCTTTATCCCTACCTCGGAGAATGTTCAAAAGGGCTCCCAATGCATCATCCCTACTTTGGACTAACTCCGCAGCCTTTTTGACCCTCCAGGATGCCAGGTACTCCTTAAGAAGTTCTGACACTCCCCCATATCCATACTAATTCGAAGTTAAACCTTATATGCTTTTCGTCGTTCCAACATGTTATAAAATAGCAGAAAAGATGGAGACAGATTTAACATGAGCCGACCCAATAACTCACACCCGGAGGCTTATGCCGATGGGCTCGTCTCCCTTCCTCTCAGCACCGAGTATCTCGTCGAACTCGTAGTCTTCCCTCAGCCCGAGGAGGATCTCAACTTCCCTTGGAGTCAGCACGGGCTTTCTCCAGTTCTCGTAGTCGTCTATCGGAACTCTCGGACAGGCAACGACGACGTAAGCGTCGAAGTCAAAGCCTTCTAAGGCTTGGTAGCTTATGTAGTTCATGGCCAACAGCTTTGCGTACTTCCCGCGTTCTCGGAGGAGTTTAACTATCCTCCTCGCCTCCGCAAGCCTCAGCTGGCCCTTCTTCGTGCTCGTTATCACTCCAAACCTCTGGGCATCCATCGCCTTAGCTATCTGGGCCCACCTCCTCCTCACCAGCCTCTCAGCTTCCCTATCCATCCAGATGGCGTCTCCTGAGTAAGGATTGACAGCAAGGGTGGGCTTCTTGACCGCCACGGCGACGCCAATCGGGTGGAAGTAGCCCGCACCGATGAAGAGCACCCCATCCGCGTCCACCTTTGCCGCGCTGAAGTTGCACCCGAGAACCTGCCCCGGCCAGCTCACTCTCGAGTCGCCCTTCCCGATCACGACCTCAAAGCCCTCCCTCTCCAAAAACTCTCTGGCCCGTTCAAGCTGGTGGATGTGCT is part of the Thermococcus stetteri genome and encodes:
- a CDS encoding NitrOD5 domain-containing protein gives rise to the protein MSELKAELNRALVVATVKELLTQLGPHFLPTVEAYLRAKYNSTIDIAGEDPALFYRAIEELFGEFGAAMFFYNLLMELHLKPDRRNKETVIALLKKFAGMGDGE
- a CDS encoding ATPase domain-containing protein, which encodes MELIPTGISSLDKALSGGFSRGSTILLSGNPGSGKTHLAIHVLYNNMKKGLKGVYVSFAETKKQFYRNALQSGIDLHKMEEAGLFKFYDMLTVPKEELEGMIAFLISDIVEFRPDIIVFDSITVFGQMFGEAHLRAFLHSIIGRLVNALDALAILIDEIPYGEKRVGFGLEEFVVDGVIILEIERTGEVIRRYLTVPKMRGRPLKRSAYEYVITEKGLEVLAIPELEFTEREALKSRFETGIPGLDGLLGGGIYEGSITLIAGPTGSGKTILALNLASNLSESGKKVLYIAYEESEAALKGTLSKLGLKDNFRIISMVPEGRTPVEYYSLIRELVERDGFDVLVIDSLSAMESHMEEKEFLKAVRYLQLLTKERGVTFILTYITGSTYRLATTGFSTLVDNLVFLSYNVPEKVGESLERYILVLKARRSKNDPTLRKFLIGEGGIRIE
- the dph2 gene encoding diphthamide biosynthesis enzyme Dph2 produces the protein MHEIPFGEILEKLRGLNAHRVLIQTPEGLKREAQELADFLEENGIEAIISGDINYGACDPADSEAKRLGCDALIHLGHSYMQLHLEVPTIFVPAFARVDVLPALEKTLGEIRKLGKRIALVTTAQHIHQLERAREFLEREGFEVVIGKGDSRVSWPGQVLGCNFSAAKVDADGVLFIGAGYFHPIGVAVAVKKPTLAVNPYSGDAIWMDREAERLVRRRWAQIAKAMDAQRFGVITSTKKGQLRLAEARRIVKLLRERGKYAKLLAMNYISYQALEGFDFDAYVVVACPRVPIDDYENWRKPVLTPREVEILLGLREDYEFDEILGAERKGDEPIGISLRV